The Micropterus dolomieu isolate WLL.071019.BEF.003 ecotype Adirondacks linkage group LG22, ASM2129224v1, whole genome shotgun sequence genome contains a region encoding:
- the LOC123962371 gene encoding ETS domain-containing protein Elk-3-like isoform X2: protein MDSAITLWQFLLQLLLDQSHKHLICWTSTDGEFKLLKSEEVAKLWGLRKNKTNMNYDKLSRALRYYYDKNIIKKVIGQKFVYKFVSFPEILKMDPQVVEMGLASGRFPIQEGEASELEVEEEEEEEGEEDTQRRTLAALGAQQCRNDYLRSGLYSSFSISSLQNQPELLRALREHQEEPRSVIRFGANERSSPPSAKPESYISPRLSKHHSPSSPHTQPGQSWSPGAEEEEDSDQSAQPLNLSSGHRERALQPPERRSSSSGRSSSTSSSNNQGDGLPPKSKKPKALEISAPSLLLAGSDIGSIALNSPALPSGSLTPAFFTAQTPSGLLLAHSPLLSGIHFWSSLSPVAPLSPARLQGHSSLFQFPSLINGHMPVPLPNLEGTPSSLLLSPTTHKS from the exons ATGGACAGTGCCATCACCCTGTGGCAgttcctgctgcagctgctgctggaccAAAGCCACAAACACCTGATATGTTGGACGTCCACAGACGGAGAGTTCAAGCTACTGAAGTCAGAGGAAGTGGCCAAGCTGTGGGGGCTGCGCAAGAACAAGACCAACATGAACTACGACAAGCTGAGCAGAGCCCTGCGCTACTACTATGACAAG aaCATCATCAAGAAGGTGATTGGCCAGAAGTTTGTGTATAAGTTTGTGTCCTTCCCTGAGATCCTTAAGATGGACCCCCAGGTGGTAGAGATGGGCCTGGCTTCTGGAAGGTTTCCCATCCAGGAAGGAGAGGCATCTGAActggaggtagaggaggaggaggaagaggaaggtgaGGAGGATACCCAGAGGAGGACCCTGGCAGCCCTGGGGGCGCAGCAGTGTCGGAACGACTACCTTCGCTCAGGTCTCTACTCGTCCTTCAGCATCAGCTCCCTGCAGAACCAGCCTGAGCTGCTCCGTGCCCTGCGGGAGCACCAAGAGGAGCCGCGCTCCGTCATCCGCTTTGGTGCTAATGAAAGGAGCTCCCCTCCCTCTGCCAAGCCCGAGTCCTACATCTCCCCCAGGCTATCCAAACACCACTCACCATCCTCTCCCCACACCCAGCCCGGCCAAAGCTGGAGCCCTGGtgccgaggaggaggaggactctGACCAGAGCGCTCAGCCCCTCAACCTCTCCTCTGGGCACAGagagcgagccctgcagcctcctgagaggaggagcagcagtaGTGGTAGAAGTAGCTCtactagtagtagtaataaCCAAGGAGATGGACTCCCACCAAAAAGCAAAAAGCCCAAAGCTCTGGAGATCTCTGCGCCATCCCTACTGCTTGCAGGGAGCGACATCGGCTCCATCGCCCTCAACAGTCCAGCACTGCCGTCTGGCTCCCTCACTCCTGCCTTCTTCACTGCACAG ACTCCCTCTGGTTTGCTGCTGGCTCACAGTCCTCTGTTGTCAGGCATCCACTTCTGGAGCAGCTTGAGCCCAGTCGCTCCGCTCAGCCCCGCCCGGCTGCAGGGCCACAGCTCCCTCTTCCAG TTCCCCAGCCTAATCAACGGACACATGCCTGTCCCCCTGCCAAACCTGGAAGGAAcaccctcctctctgctcctgtCCCCCACCACTCACAAATCCTGA
- the LOC123962371 gene encoding ETS domain-containing protein Elk-3-like isoform X1, with amino-acid sequence MQNLEVRGMDSAITLWQFLLQLLLDQSHKHLICWTSTDGEFKLLKSEEVAKLWGLRKNKTNMNYDKLSRALRYYYDKNIIKKVIGQKFVYKFVSFPEILKMDPQVVEMGLASGRFPIQEGEASELEVEEEEEEEGEEDTQRRTLAALGAQQCRNDYLRSGLYSSFSISSLQNQPELLRALREHQEEPRSVIRFGANERSSPPSAKPESYISPRLSKHHSPSSPHTQPGQSWSPGAEEEEDSDQSAQPLNLSSGHRERALQPPERRSSSSGRSSSTSSSNNQGDGLPPKSKKPKALEISAPSLLLAGSDIGSIALNSPALPSGSLTPAFFTAQTPSGLLLAHSPLLSGIHFWSSLSPVAPLSPARLQGHSSLFQFPSLINGHMPVPLPNLEGTPSSLLLSPTTHKS; translated from the exons ATGCAGAATCTTGAAGTTCGTG GTATGGACAGTGCCATCACCCTGTGGCAgttcctgctgcagctgctgctggaccAAAGCCACAAACACCTGATATGTTGGACGTCCACAGACGGAGAGTTCAAGCTACTGAAGTCAGAGGAAGTGGCCAAGCTGTGGGGGCTGCGCAAGAACAAGACCAACATGAACTACGACAAGCTGAGCAGAGCCCTGCGCTACTACTATGACAAG aaCATCATCAAGAAGGTGATTGGCCAGAAGTTTGTGTATAAGTTTGTGTCCTTCCCTGAGATCCTTAAGATGGACCCCCAGGTGGTAGAGATGGGCCTGGCTTCTGGAAGGTTTCCCATCCAGGAAGGAGAGGCATCTGAActggaggtagaggaggaggaggaagaggaaggtgaGGAGGATACCCAGAGGAGGACCCTGGCAGCCCTGGGGGCGCAGCAGTGTCGGAACGACTACCTTCGCTCAGGTCTCTACTCGTCCTTCAGCATCAGCTCCCTGCAGAACCAGCCTGAGCTGCTCCGTGCCCTGCGGGAGCACCAAGAGGAGCCGCGCTCCGTCATCCGCTTTGGTGCTAATGAAAGGAGCTCCCCTCCCTCTGCCAAGCCCGAGTCCTACATCTCCCCCAGGCTATCCAAACACCACTCACCATCCTCTCCCCACACCCAGCCCGGCCAAAGCTGGAGCCCTGGtgccgaggaggaggaggactctGACCAGAGCGCTCAGCCCCTCAACCTCTCCTCTGGGCACAGagagcgagccctgcagcctcctgagaggaggagcagcagtaGTGGTAGAAGTAGCTCtactagtagtagtaataaCCAAGGAGATGGACTCCCACCAAAAAGCAAAAAGCCCAAAGCTCTGGAGATCTCTGCGCCATCCCTACTGCTTGCAGGGAGCGACATCGGCTCCATCGCCCTCAACAGTCCAGCACTGCCGTCTGGCTCCCTCACTCCTGCCTTCTTCACTGCACAG ACTCCCTCTGGTTTGCTGCTGGCTCACAGTCCTCTGTTGTCAGGCATCCACTTCTGGAGCAGCTTGAGCCCAGTCGCTCCGCTCAGCCCCGCCCGGCTGCAGGGCCACAGCTCCCTCTTCCAG TTCCCCAGCCTAATCAACGGACACATGCCTGTCCCCCTGCCAAACCTGGAAGGAAcaccctcctctctgctcctgtCCCCCACCACTCACAAATCCTGA
- the hal gene encoding histidine ammonia-lyase produces the protein MPRFTVHIRGEWLAVPCRDTTNTIRWLGQEALKRYMKNKPDNGGITAPKDARFVVRRCQDSGLLDADDTIEDVLEDNDFVELAIEGDTMSPDFIPCEPGVSHLTAAYREPEEYISLDGNSLTSTDLVNLGRGLYKIKLTLEAERKVVQSRELLDTIVKENKVVYGITTGFGKFARTVIPVSKLKELQENLVRSHSAGVGNPLSPERTRMLLALRINVLAKGHSGISLETLHAMIQAFNASCLSFVPEKGTVGASGDLAPLSHLALGLMGEGRMWSPKSGWADAKYVLEAHGLKPISLKPKEGLALINGTQMITSLGAEAVERAQAIAQQADIIAALTLEVLKGTTKAFDSDIHSLRPHPGQIEVAQRFRSLLDSDHHPSEIAESHRFCDRVQDAYTMRCCPQVHGVSNDTIKFVQNIINTEINSATDNPMVFAERGETISGGNFHGEYPAKALDFLAIAVHELASLSERRIERLCNPSLSELPAFLVNEGGLNSGFMIAHCTAAALVSENKVLCHPSSVDSLSTSAATEDHVSMGGWAARKALRVVEHVEQVLAIELLAACQGIEFLRPLRTTTPLEKVYDLVRSVVKPWIKDRFMSPDIEAVHRLLLDQKVWNVAKPYIDKYQTETIPESRPGSPTAFSLEPPASPRKRVRLE, from the exons ATGCCTCGTTTTACTGTCCACATCCGAGGTGAGTGGCTGGCAGTACCTTGCCGGGACACCACCAACACCATCCGGTGGCTCGGACAAGAAGCTCTTAAACGTTACATGAAGAACAAACCAGACAACGGCGGAATCACGGCTCCAAAGGATGCTCGTTTTGTTGTGCGCAGGTGCCAGGATTCGGGATTGTTGGACGCGGATGACACGATCGAGGATGTACTGGAGGATAATGACTTCGTCGAGCTTG CTATTGAAGGCGACACCATGTCCCCTGACTTTATCCCGTGTGAGCCCGGAGTTTCACATCT TACAGCAGCATACAGAGAACCTGAAGAA TACATTTCCTTGGATGGCAATAGCCTGACATCGACTGATCTCGTCAACTTAGGAAGGGGACTTTACAAGATAAAG CTGACCCTGgaggcagaaagaaaagttgtgCAATCCAGAGAGCTTTTGGACACCATtgtcaaagaaaacaaag TTGTCTATGGAATCACAACAGGTTTTGGCAAATTTGCCCGAACAGTCATTCCTGTCAGCAAGCTCAA GGAACTGCAGGAAAATCTGGTGCGGTCACACTCTGCAG GTGTGGGAAACCCGCTAAGCCCAGAAAGGACTCGCATGCTGCTTGCTCTGAGAATCAATGTTCTGGCCAAAGGGCACAGTGGAATTTCTCTGGAAACCCTTCATGCCATGATCCAAGCCTTCAACG CTTCCTGCCTCTCCTTTGTCCCAGAGAAGGGAACGGTGGGTGCTAGTGGAGACCTGGCACCCCTTTCTCACCTGGCTCTGGGGCTGATGGGAGAGGGTAGAATGTGGTCTCCGAAGAGCGGCTGGGCAGATGCCAAATAT GTCCTAGAGGCCCACGGACTTAAGCCAATATCACTAAAGCCTAAAGAG GGTCTTGCTCTGATCAACGGGACACAGATGATCACCTCTCTGGGGGCGGAGGCTGTGGAACGAGCCCAGGCGATTGCTCAGCAGGCAGACATCATTGCCGCTCTGACCCTGGAAGTGCTAAAGGGAACCACCAAGGCCTTTGACAGCG ACATCCATTCGCTGCGTCCCCATCCAGGACAGATAGAGGTGGCCCAGCGCTTCCGCTCACTGCTGGACTCTGATCACCATCCATCAGAGATTGCAG AGAGCCATCGGTTTTGTGACAGAGTCCAGGATGCCTACACCATGCGATGCTGTCCTCAG GTTCATGGAGTCTCCAATGACACAATAAAATTTGTCCAGAACATCATCAATACAGAAATCAACAGTGCCACTGATAATCCT ATGGTATTTGCAGAAAGAGGTGAGACCATATCAGGTGGTAATTTCCATGGTGAATATCCAGCGAAG GCTCTGGACTTTTTAGCCATTGCAGTCCATGAGCTGGCCTCTCTCAGTGAGAGGAGGATTGAAAGGCTGTGTAACCCCTCTCTGAGTGAGCTGCCTGCTTTCCTCGTCAATGAGGGAGGACTCAACTCAGGCTTCATGATTGCTCATtgcactgctgctgctttgg TTTCAGAGAATAAAGTTTTATGTCATCCATCTTCTGTGGACTCCTTGTCCACCAGTGCTGCCACAGAAGACCATGTGTCCATGGGAGGCTGGGCTGCTAGGAAGGCCCTAAGGGTCGTGGAGCATGTGGAGCAAG TACTTGCAATAGAGCTGCTGGCCGCCTGTCAGGGTATTGAGTTCCTCCGCCCGCTTCGTACCACCACTCCATTGGAGAAGGTCTATGACCTTGTGCGCAGTGTGGTCAA ACCATGGATTAAAGACAGATTCATGTCTCCAGACATTGAAGCTGTTCACCGTCTTCTACTTGACCAGAAG GTGTGGAATGTGGCCAAACCTTATATTGACAAATATCAGACAGAAACAATCCCAGAGTCCCGTCCCGGATCTCCTACTGCCTTCTCTCTGGAGCCTCCGGCATCACCGAGGAAGCGTGTTCGTCTTGAATGA